The Thermoflavifilum sp. genome contains a region encoding:
- a CDS encoding DUF58 domain-containing protein, with protein MDTTELLKKVRKIEIKTKGLSNHIFSGEYHSAFKGRGMSFSEVREYTFGDDVRTIDWNVTARFSHPYVKIFEEERELTVMLLVDISSSALFGTIQQTKRDLITEICAVLSFSAVHNHDKVGVVFFSKGIEKYIPPKKGSSHTLLIIRDLLSMEATRQGTDIAAALRFFNNAVKKRAIVFLLSDFFADQYEDALQIVARKHDLIGIHVYDPHEKELPPVGLVKMMDAETGETLWLDTMDGQVRKKYAAQFQQHVQYCRNAFTRSGASLISIRTDEDYVRILQGFFARRI; from the coding sequence ATGGACACCACCGAATTATTGAAAAAAGTTCGAAAAATTGAAATCAAAACAAAAGGCCTGTCTAATCATATTTTTTCAGGTGAATACCATAGTGCCTTCAAGGGGAGAGGCATGAGTTTCAGTGAAGTAAGGGAATATACTTTTGGAGATGATGTACGAACGATCGACTGGAATGTAACGGCTCGTTTTTCTCACCCTTACGTGAAAATCTTTGAAGAAGAGCGTGAGCTTACGGTGATGTTGCTGGTGGATATCAGCAGCAGTGCGTTGTTCGGTACCATTCAACAAACCAAGCGCGATCTGATCACGGAAATATGTGCCGTGCTTTCTTTCTCGGCCGTTCATAATCATGATAAAGTTGGTGTTGTTTTCTTTAGCAAGGGTATTGAAAAATATATTCCGCCTAAAAAAGGCAGTTCACATACCCTGCTCATCATCCGGGATTTGTTATCCATGGAAGCCACCCGGCAGGGGACGGATATTGCAGCGGCACTGCGGTTTTTCAACAACGCCGTTAAAAAAAGAGCAATTGTGTTTTTGCTGTCGGATTTTTTTGCGGATCAATATGAAGATGCCTTGCAGATTGTCGCGCGTAAGCATGATTTAATCGGAATTCATGTATATGATCCGCATGAAAAAGAATTGCCGCCGGTAGGGCTGGTGAAGATGATGGATGCTGAAACGGGAGAAACCTTGTGGTTGGACACCATGGATGGGCAGGTGAGGAAAAAATATGCAGCCCAATTTCAGCAGCATGTCCAGTATTGTCGGAATGCCTTTACCCGGAGTGGTGCCTCATTAATCAGTATTCGCACGGATGAAGATTATGTTCGCATTTTGCAGGGTTTTTTTGCCAGGCGTATATAA